The following coding sequences are from one Methanohalophilus halophilus window:
- a CDS encoding diphthine--ammonia ligase translates to MEIKGKSNTNGNKKTATTIVDSGLCEIKSHALAEKMDTLLTDEFGNLQDPGLYLEDFKRDLIGGCAFISRSKRWITCATDLLGVKSLWYSTEDGFAVASEKKYLAMAGYYNIEKVDPRSTLSYDTEEGTLHTYSDYELKPSVEPATKQPDEIIEQLYRLLGDSVSRCLPPSRTGVLFSGGVDSTLVSMLCKKYSKQDICCYVAGLESEIQAPDVQHARKIANELDLPLKVIEVSLEETEEILKKLVPLIETTSVPMVGVALPTYIAARAAKEDGVSVLFTGSGADEMFGGYNRHKRATDLNNECLKDTLNIHLEDTYRDGLIASELELDLRSPFLNRHVAEYALGIPAALKLNEKGNKMILRQVAERTGIAAEFAFRSKKAAQYGSKFDRGIEKLAKRAGYKNKTDYLKNMEKNYKPKLGVLFSSGKDCHFAMYKMQDAGYPIKCLITVKSKNPDSYMFHTPNINMASLQSQAMGIPLLEQETAGEKEVELDDLKKAIVKAKKEYGIEGVVTGALYSTYQKERIENICSELGMHVYSPLWHMNQEEEMHKLLEEKFHFLFSSIAAYGLSNKWLGKEITKNEIEELVKLNGKIGLNIAGEGGEFESFVLDCPLYSKRIEIKKSTIIDSDEYTARLNIEDAILVQKERVQRE, encoded by the coding sequence ATGGAAATAAAAGGAAAATCCAATACAAATGGAAATAAAAAAACAGCCACAACAATTGTAGATAGTGGTTTATGTGAAATCAAATCACATGCTCTTGCAGAGAAGATGGACACTCTCCTGACAGATGAATTTGGGAATCTGCAAGATCCAGGACTGTATCTGGAAGATTTTAAGAGAGACTTAATTGGTGGTTGTGCTTTTATATCAAGAAGCAAGCGGTGGATTACCTGTGCAACTGATTTGTTAGGAGTGAAATCTCTATGGTATTCTACAGAAGATGGCTTTGCTGTTGCATCCGAAAAGAAATATCTTGCAATGGCTGGTTATTATAATATTGAAAAAGTTGACCCGCGAAGTACCCTTAGTTATGATACAGAAGAGGGGACATTACATACATACAGTGACTATGAACTGAAACCATCTGTTGAACCTGCAACAAAACAACCTGATGAAATCATAGAACAACTATATCGGCTGCTTGGGGATTCTGTCAGCAGGTGTCTTCCTCCTTCCAGGACAGGAGTTTTGTTTTCGGGAGGTGTGGATTCCACACTTGTAAGCATGTTGTGTAAAAAATATAGCAAGCAAGATATCTGTTGCTATGTAGCAGGACTTGAAAGTGAAATACAAGCACCCGATGTACAGCATGCACGAAAAATAGCAAACGAGCTGGATTTGCCGCTGAAAGTTATTGAAGTATCTCTTGAAGAGACAGAAGAAATCCTGAAAAAACTCGTTCCCCTGATAGAAACTACAAGTGTACCCATGGTTGGGGTTGCCCTGCCAACGTATATAGCAGCCAGGGCAGCAAAAGAGGATGGGGTCAGCGTTCTTTTTACAGGTAGCGGGGCAGATGAAATGTTCGGTGGCTATAACAGACACAAAAGAGCAACTGACCTTAACAATGAATGTCTGAAGGATACACTAAATATCCATCTGGAAGATACTTACAGGGACGGATTGATTGCATCCGAACTGGAACTGGACTTACGTTCCCCTTTCCTGAACAGGCATGTTGCAGAATATGCCCTGGGAATTCCTGCTGCCCTTAAGCTTAATGAAAAAGGCAATAAGATGATACTGCGCCAGGTGGCTGAAAGGACTGGAATTGCTGCAGAATTTGCATTCAGGAGTAAAAAGGCTGCCCAGTATGGGAGCAAGTTTGACAGGGGTATCGAAAAACTGGCAAAACGAGCTGGTTATAAAAATAAAACGGATTATCTGAAGAACATGGAAAAAAACTACAAGCCCAAACTTGGAGTACTGTTCAGTTCGGGAAAAGATTGTCACTTCGCAATGTACAAAATGCAAGATGCAGGTTATCCGATCAAGTGCCTGATCACAGTAAAAAGCAAAAATCCGGACTCCTATATGTTCCATACACCTAACATCAATATGGCATCCCTGCAATCCCAAGCCATGGGAATCCCCCTTCTGGAACAGGAAACCGCAGGGGAAAAGGAAGTTGAGCTGGATGACTTGAAAAAGGCAATCGTGAAGGCAAAAAAAGAATATGGGATCGAAGGAGTGGTAACCGGTGCCCTGTATTCAACTTACCAGAAAGAGCGAATCGAAAATATCTGTTCAGAACTCGGGATGCATGTGTATTCACCTCTCTGGCATATGAACCAGGAAGAAGAAATGCACAAATTGCTAGAAGAAAAGTTTCATTTCCTATTCAGTAGCATCGCAGCTTATGGTTTAAGCAACAAGTGGCTGGGTAAGGAAATTACCAAAAACGAGATTGAGGAACTGGTAAAACTGAATGGTAAAATCGGGCTGAATATTGCCGGGGAAGGAGGAGAATTTGAAAGTTTCGTTCTTGACTGTCCCTTATACTCCAAAAGAATAGAAATAAAAAAGAGCACTATCATAGATAGTGATGAGTATACTGCACGCCTTAATATAGAGGATGCTATACTTGTACAAAAGGAAAGGGTACAAAGGGAGTGA
- the pyk gene encoding pyruvate kinase codes for MKLPDHRTKIVCTIGPASSPEPVLRQLILKGMNVARINFSHGDLEKHREVIHRIRSLSTELGVTVAILADLPGPRIRVGDLENEPLTLEKGDTVYLTPLDIEGEINIIPVNYKRLYESVSPGSNVFLNDGFIQLRCLGNTDKGVECKVEIGGYLTSHKGVNLPGSRIFLDAVTDDDLRFMKFALEEGINIFSLSFVESASDIEKLRNFAQQHGESIYVVAKIEREEAVKNINDILEHTDAIMLARGDLGVETPIQQVPVLQKEIIHKANLRGKPVITATHMLESMTENIRPTRAEATDVSNAILDGTDALMLSGETAVGKYPIETVLMMTGIASRTEKWRNETGWGTELLTKGIDELTMSVSDVIALQVYQAIKRLKVDHTITPTISGQTPRRISRLKPDCWIFALSRREEICETLALSYGVYPIYSPNKGGSWEQTASKLLKENQIASVGDLIVFTEGQSPGKPGGTNMLKILQIE; via the coding sequence ATGAAATTACCAGATCACCGTACCAAAATTGTATGCACGATTGGCCCGGCTTCCAGTCCCGAACCCGTACTCAGGCAATTGATACTTAAGGGGATGAATGTAGCCAGGATCAATTTTTCTCATGGTGATCTGGAAAAACACAGGGAAGTTATTCACAGGATTCGTAGTTTATCAACTGAATTGGGAGTTACTGTGGCCATCCTTGCCGACCTCCCGGGTCCCAGAATAAGGGTTGGTGACCTGGAAAATGAGCCATTAACTCTTGAAAAGGGAGATACTGTTTATCTCACCCCTCTGGATATAGAGGGTGAGATAAACATTATACCTGTAAATTATAAACGGCTTTATGAAAGTGTGAGCCCGGGAAGCAATGTATTTCTTAATGACGGGTTTATCCAGCTTAGATGTCTGGGAAATACCGATAAAGGGGTGGAATGCAAGGTTGAAATCGGGGGTTATCTCACATCCCACAAAGGAGTAAATTTGCCAGGCTCCCGCATCTTTCTGGATGCTGTTACGGATGATGACCTGAGATTCATGAAGTTTGCCCTGGAGGAAGGAATTAACATATTCAGTCTCTCGTTTGTAGAAAGTGCATCTGATATTGAAAAGCTGCGAAATTTTGCCCAGCAGCATGGTGAGTCTATTTATGTCGTGGCAAAAATAGAAAGGGAAGAAGCTGTAAAAAATATAAATGATATTCTTGAGCATACCGATGCCATAATGCTTGCAAGGGGGGATCTGGGAGTTGAAACCCCGATCCAGCAAGTACCGGTTTTGCAAAAAGAGATTATACATAAGGCAAATTTGCGGGGCAAACCTGTCATTACTGCAACACATATGCTTGAATCAATGACAGAAAATATTCGTCCAACACGGGCAGAGGCCACGGATGTGTCAAATGCGATACTTGACGGGACAGATGCCCTGATGCTATCCGGGGAAACGGCAGTCGGAAAATACCCGATTGAAACCGTGTTGATGATGACTGGAATCGCTTCAAGGACAGAAAAATGGAGGAATGAAACCGGCTGGGGAACTGAATTACTTACAAAAGGCATCGATGAACTTACCATGTCAGTTAGTGATGTTATTGCCCTGCAGGTTTACCAGGCCATCAAGCGTTTGAAAGTAGACCACACTATAACACCCACCATTTCCGGCCAGACTCCGCGCAGGATTTCCCGGCTTAAACCCGATTGCTGGATATTCGCTCTGAGCAGAAGAGAGGAAATATGTGAAACCCTTGCCCTTTCATACGGGGTTTATCCTATATATTCCCCGAATAAAGGTGGTAGCTGGGAACAAACTGCCTCTAAGTTGCTGAAAGAAAACCAGATCGCATCGGTTGGTGATCTCATAGTTTTCACAGAAGGCCAGTCTCCCGGTAAGCCGGGAGGGACCAATATGCTGAAAATTTTGCAGATCGAATGA
- a CDS encoding MFS transporter has protein sequence MKDLSGKHQSRQLTLLFLGTFCVFLALLSFIPLLPPIAAELNISRSNLGWVAGIFMICMAFFQIPFGMMSDRLGRKPMIIGGIFIFSSGLFVTSFAYSFLSLLGARAISGIGAAIFFSTSFTMIGDLYELKERGRAMGIIAIAVGLGTISGYIAGGTLGEEYGWRLVFKTLSLIVFLVCAVFFLLEETAPRYQESAHFLNLMTLSLNFFKTRTILFVTFIAMLCNMVSIGATYVLPFFAQDQGISTSTTGLLFVPFAAVSSISASGCGKCSDTIGRKKPLVAVTFVAAVALILFCRMPVDPLSIALNFALVGLCFSPVVTLTSTILVDEVVRTDSSILGTTMSTFNMVRWLGAALGPVIAGVMLDQYGARESLLVLALLVTVAFVLSVGLREKWE, from the coding sequence ATGAAAGATCTATCAGGAAAGCACCAATCCAGACAACTTACCCTGCTTTTTCTGGGGACATTCTGTGTTTTCCTGGCCCTTTTATCTTTTATTCCCCTGCTGCCACCCATAGCTGCAGAACTCAACATTTCCCGTTCAAACCTGGGTTGGGTGGCGGGAATTTTCATGATATGTATGGCTTTTTTCCAGATTCCCTTTGGAATGATGTCAGACAGGTTGGGAAGAAAGCCCATGATAATCGGTGGGATATTCATTTTTTCCAGCGGATTATTTGTGACTTCATTTGCTTATTCCTTCCTCAGCCTCCTGGGAGCCCGCGCGATTTCAGGAATAGGGGCTGCAATCTTTTTTTCGACCTCTTTCACGATGATTGGTGATCTTTATGAATTAAAGGAGAGGGGAAGGGCAATGGGTATAATAGCCATTGCTGTGGGGTTGGGTACGATTTCCGGATATATAGCCGGAGGTACACTGGGAGAAGAATACGGATGGCGACTTGTCTTCAAGACACTTTCATTGATCGTTTTTCTTGTATGTGCTGTCTTTTTCCTGCTGGAAGAGACTGCTCCGAGATATCAGGAAAGCGCCCATTTCCTGAATCTCATGACCCTGTCCCTCAATTTTTTCAAAACCCGCACCATCCTATTTGTGACCTTTATAGCGATGTTGTGTAACATGGTTTCCATCGGTGCCACCTACGTGCTGCCCTTTTTCGCACAGGACCAGGGCATATCTACATCAACTACCGGTTTGTTGTTCGTACCGTTTGCAGCGGTCAGTTCAATAAGTGCTTCAGGTTGCGGGAAATGTTCCGATACAATCGGCCGGAAAAAACCTCTGGTCGCAGTCACATTCGTGGCAGCGGTTGCTTTAATCCTGTTCTGCAGGATGCCCGTGGACCCCCTTTCAATCGCCCTGAATTTCGCCCTGGTGGGGTTGTGTTTCAGTCCGGTTGTAACCCTCACCTCAACCATCCTGGTGGATGAGGTTGTACGTACCGATTCAAGCATACTGGGCACCACAATGAGCACGTTCAATATGGTTCGCTGGCTCGGTGCAGCGCTGGGTCCGGTGATTGCAGGGGTGATGCTGGACCAGTACGGTGCACGTGAATCACTGCTGGTGCTGGCGTTGCTTGTGACGGTGGCGTTTGTGCTGTCGGTGGGGTTGAGGGAGAAGTGGGAGTGA
- a CDS encoding GerW family sporulation protein, which yields MGVEDVMKEVSEELERLVSTKTVVGEAMEAGGKTIIPISKVSFGFGSGGGEGKKSATESGFGGGGGAGAKIEPVAFLVISEEDVKLLRVSGKGDIDKFIEAVPEIIGKVKGMKGKMKDSNKPGETQEQSPTEEENN from the coding sequence ATGGGAGTAGAAGATGTAATGAAAGAGGTCTCAGAGGAACTTGAGCGCCTTGTAAGCACAAAAACTGTTGTGGGGGAAGCGATGGAAGCAGGTGGAAAGACTATCATACCCATCAGCAAAGTATCTTTTGGCTTTGGTAGCGGCGGTGGTGAAGGTAAGAAAAGTGCAACCGAATCGGGCTTTGGTGGCGGCGGCGGTGCAGGTGCAAAAATAGAGCCTGTTGCATTTCTTGTTATATCTGAAGAAGACGTAAAGTTGTTGCGTGTATCCGGCAAAGGCGATATCGATAAGTTTATTGAAGCAGTTCCGGAAATAATCGGGAAAGTCAAAGGAATGAAAGGTAAGATGAAAGATTCCAATAAACCCGGTGAAACACAAGAACAAAGTCCGACAGAAGAGGAAAATAACTGA
- a CDS encoding cupredoxin domain-containing protein translates to MKKVFMILIVLVTVFLAIGCADYQQSDNGAEENGEAIETTSVIMEDIQFKPATIQISVGDTVTWTNEDSATHTVTGQNFDSGNLGQGETFTYTFDEAGTYEYECTIHPSMTGTVIVGDVATGSGTDEGENTGGY, encoded by the coding sequence ATGAAGAAAGTATTTATGATTTTAATAGTGCTAGTGACTGTATTTCTGGCTATAGGATGTGCCGATTATCAGCAATCTGATAACGGAGCAGAAGAAAATGGTGAAGCTATAGAAACAACCAGTGTGATTATGGAAGATATCCAGTTCAAACCAGCTACCATACAGATATCAGTAGGAGATACTGTTACATGGACCAATGAAGATTCAGCCACGCATACAGTAACAGGTCAGAATTTTGATTCTGGTAACCTAGGCCAAGGAGAAACTTTCACTTATACATTTGATGAAGCCGGAACCTATGAGTATGAATGTACAATACATCCATCAATGACAGGTACGGTTATTGTAGGTGATGTGGCTACAGGTTCGGGTACTGATGAAGGTGAAAATACCGGTGGATATTAA
- a CDS encoding DUF2953 domain-containing protein codes for MWPTILFFVLLVLLLVVLVIFIAAFDLTFSFKIDKNGYTGDIKISLLRLSRVINIKNNQKKEVTKSSNAAGKAEIPNNKAAKKISSAISILHDIRIPLLRLMNDTLKVIHFRNFHFNLKWGLDDPATTGITCGFLHAALSVIKNRCLHCNYRLIPLFDEKMFEMDVRATLRFRLYRFFPGIIRFISKRIVLRNLWVLLRNNY; via the coding sequence ATGTGGCCTACAATTCTTTTTTTTGTTTTATTAGTACTGCTGTTAGTAGTACTTGTAATATTTATTGCAGCGTTTGACTTGACATTCAGTTTTAAGATTGATAAAAACGGATATACCGGCGATATAAAAATAAGTTTGCTAAGGCTATCCAGAGTTATCAATATCAAAAATAACCAAAAAAAGGAGGTTACAAAATCCTCTAATGCTGCGGGTAAAGCTGAAATACCTAATAACAAAGCAGCAAAAAAAATTTCATCTGCCATTTCGATACTTCATGATATTAGAATACCTCTTTTAAGGCTGATGAATGATACATTAAAGGTAATCCACTTTCGTAATTTTCACTTTAATCTTAAATGGGGTTTGGATGATCCTGCAACTACGGGTATCACTTGTGGCTTTTTGCATGCAGCACTTTCTGTTATCAAAAACAGATGTTTGCATTGCAATTATAGACTTATACCCCTGTTTGATGAAAAGATGTTTGAAATGGATGTACGGGCAACTTTGCGTTTTCGGCTTTACAGATTTTTCCCGGGAATTATTCGTTTCATTTCAAAGAGAATAGTTCTCAGAAATTTGTGGGTTTTGTTAAGGAATAATTATTGA
- a CDS encoding (Fe-S)-binding protein: MKNFEKLADSCIECGKCWDICPVTKVMGNQSFTPQAKISLLRRIERGDELTEDEINNVYLSTRCGACDDVCPVDIPITDIIQRERQLLAEQGREPEKTSKICQNILVNNVPGHMDDAHRFDWVTKDLEIAEKSEIAYMGGCWVSFAQPEIARSTIQLLNAADIRPMLLEEEKCCGLFLIDNGHLDEAAEHARKYVDYIESQGIKKLVVSCPGCYEVIGKEYAKLGRKPGFEVVFSLDLFSELVRESKLQPRKTTGAVSLRDACPMRKEKDVPRQLISAMGYSIEELFEGTVCCGAPAGVKPNFPEISGKIANLTLENLQEGNTLVSYCPFCQYHLDGVSGEPKPVIKDISTLLAEQIL; encoded by the coding sequence ATGAAAAATTTTGAAAAACTTGCGGATTCATGTATTGAGTGTGGTAAATGCTGGGATATATGCCCTGTTACAAAAGTAATGGGTAACCAATCTTTCACCCCACAGGCCAAAATATCTCTGTTGCGACGTATCGAAAGAGGAGATGAGCTTACAGAGGATGAAATAAACAATGTTTACCTTTCCACACGCTGTGGTGCCTGCGATGATGTCTGTCCCGTGGACATTCCAATAACGGATATTATACAGAGGGAAAGGCAACTGCTCGCAGAACAGGGCAGGGAACCGGAGAAAACATCCAAAATCTGTCAGAACATTCTTGTAAATAATGTACCGGGACACATGGACGATGCTCATCGTTTTGACTGGGTAACCAAGGATCTGGAAATCGCTGAAAAATCAGAAATTGCTTATATGGGAGGCTGTTGGGTATCCTTTGCTCAGCCGGAGATTGCACGTTCAACGATACAATTGCTGAATGCTGCAGATATCAGGCCCATGTTACTTGAAGAGGAAAAATGCTGTGGTCTTTTCCTGATTGACAACGGCCATCTGGATGAAGCTGCAGAACATGCACGTAAATATGTGGATTACATCGAATCACAGGGAATAAAAAAACTGGTGGTCTCCTGTCCGGGATGTTACGAGGTTATCGGGAAAGAGTATGCAAAATTAGGCAGAAAACCAGGATTCGAAGTTGTATTTTCTCTTGACCTATTCAGTGAGCTTGTCAGGGAAAGCAAACTGCAGCCACGTAAGACCACGGGTGCGGTTTCTCTGAGGGATGCATGTCCCATGAGAAAAGAAAAGGATGTTCCCAGACAGTTGATTTCAGCTATGGGATATTCCATAGAAGAACTTTTTGAAGGTACGGTTTGTTGTGGTGCACCTGCAGGTGTCAAACCCAATTTCCCGGAAATATCCGGCAAAATAGCAAATCTAACCCTTGAAAACCTACAGGAAGGCAACACACTGGTAAGTTACTGTCCCTTTTGCCAGTATCATCTGGACGGTGTTTCAGGAGAACCAAAACCAGTGATAAAAGACATCTCTACGTTACTTGCAGAACAAATACTTTAA
- a CDS encoding flavodoxin family protein: MKVVGFVGSPRKDGNTDVLVQQVLDGASENGADVRKFNINEMDFQGCQACGYCKAHERCKLEDDMEKALDAIIDADGIVFGSPIYFGQFTGQARSFIDRFYSLINPDFSPRINAGKKLVLVGSQGFPEKDQYKPVFDEFGGLMNQFFGMEIKNTLLGAGYYEPGAVKDNTELMDEAKTVGKELLD; the protein is encoded by the coding sequence ATGAAAGTTGTAGGTTTTGTAGGAAGTCCCCGTAAAGATGGGAATACAGATGTACTTGTACAGCAAGTCCTTGACGGTGCCTCCGAGAACGGTGCTGATGTCAGGAAATTCAATATCAATGAGATGGATTTTCAGGGATGTCAGGCATGTGGCTACTGTAAAGCCCATGAAAGATGTAAACTTGAAGACGACATGGAAAAGGCTCTGGATGCAATCATTGATGCTGATGGTATTGTTTTTGGATCACCCATTTATTTCGGCCAGTTTACCGGACAGGCACGTTCATTCATAGACAGGTTCTATTCTCTGATTAACCCGGATTTCTCTCCGCGTATCAATGCCGGTAAGAAACTTGTATTGGTGGGTTCCCAGGGGTTCCCCGAAAAGGACCAGTACAAACCGGTATTTGACGAGTTTGGGGGACTGATGAACCAGTTTTTCGGGATGGAAATCAAGAATACATTGCTGGGTGCCGGTTATTATGAACCGGGTGCAGTTAAAGATAACACGGAATTAATGGATGAGGCAAAAACCGTCGGAAAAGAATTGCTCGACTGA
- the mpgP gene encoding mannosyl-3-phosphoglycerate phosphatase: protein MKYIIFTDLDGTLIDHDTYSYEAALDAIKLLDKKDIPLIFCTSKTRAEIEIYVKELNIRHPFISENGGAIFIPRGYFNVDFEYTSENEDYEIIELGTRYEELRRVLSIIRDRTALPITGFGDLDAEEVSKDTGLDIESSTLAKSREYDEAFKMEDDARTELLKEHILAQGLNFTRGGRYWHLMGDNDKGMAVSILSELYRKIHPSVVSVGLGDSQNDLPMLQTVDVAYLVQKPDGKHDPSIEDDDIIRVEGIGPEGWNRAILKLIGSNENRDTV from the coding sequence ATGAAATATATTATTTTTACTGATCTTGATGGTACGTTAATTGATCATGATACTTATTCATATGAAGCTGCCCTTGATGCAATAAAATTGCTTGACAAAAAGGACATCCCCCTGATTTTCTGTACCAGTAAGACCCGCGCTGAAATAGAGATTTATGTTAAGGAACTAAATATTCGTCATCCTTTTATTTCAGAAAATGGTGGGGCTATCTTCATCCCCCGGGGCTATTTCAATGTAGACTTTGAGTATACAAGCGAAAATGAGGATTATGAAATAATTGAACTTGGAACCCGCTATGAAGAGCTCCGCAGGGTACTTTCGATTATTCGGGATCGTACCGCTCTCCCAATTACTGGTTTTGGTGACCTGGATGCTGAAGAGGTAAGTAAGGATACGGGTCTTGACATTGAATCCTCAACACTTGCCAAAAGCAGGGAATATGATGAAGCATTTAAAATGGAAGATGATGCAAGGACAGAACTGCTCAAAGAGCACATTCTTGCCCAGGGGTTGAATTTCACCAGGGGTGGAAGATACTGGCATTTGATGGGAGATAATGATAAAGGAATGGCAGTTTCGATATTGAGTGAATTATACAGGAAAATTCATCCCTCTGTTGTAAGTGTGGGTTTGGGAGATAGTCAGAACGACCTGCCCATGTTACAGACGGTTGATGTGGCTTACCTTGTCCAGAAACCAGATGGTAAGCATGATCCTTCCATAGAGGATGATGATATAATCAGGGTTGAAGGGATAGGGCCTGAGGGATGGAACCGTGCAATTCTTAAATTAATCGGATCTAATGAGAACAGAGATACAGTTTGA
- a CDS encoding class I SAM-dependent methyltransferase — protein MSFDNPGFFEKLRMEVLWNRLGSFRYKQYIQGLQLKGDENILDFGCGGGAASKHIAKALSDSGNLVCIDTSAFWLEKAKKRMNGFSNVEFICERIENADLPDNHFDSVFIHFVLHDIDEKDRQEILNSLAGKLKKNGLIYIREPTKHDHGMSPVEIVEHMKKAGLAELSGMHGEYFRWPHYTGIFRK, from the coding sequence ATGAGCTTTGATAACCCTGGTTTTTTTGAAAAGTTGCGAATGGAAGTGCTCTGGAACCGTCTGGGAAGTTTCCGCTATAAGCAATATATTCAGGGTCTACAGTTGAAAGGTGATGAAAATATTCTGGATTTTGGATGCGGAGGAGGCGCGGCTTCAAAGCATATAGCAAAGGCCCTTTCAGACAGCGGCAATCTCGTTTGCATTGACACCTCTGCTTTCTGGCTGGAGAAAGCAAAAAAACGTATGAATGGTTTTTCCAACGTTGAATTCATCTGTGAAAGAATCGAGAATGCAGATCTGCCTGATAATCATTTTGATTCTGTTTTCATTCATTTTGTCCTCCATGACATTGACGAAAAGGACAGGCAGGAAATATTAAACTCCCTTGCAGGCAAACTTAAGAAAAACGGTCTTATTTACATCAGGGAACCAACCAAACATGATCATGGTATGTCCCCTGTAGAAATAGTAGAACACATGAAAAAAGCAGGTCTTGCAGAACTTTCCGGCATGCATGGGGAGTATTTCAGGTGGCCTCATTATACCGGTATTTTCCGTAAATAA